The Silene latifolia isolate original U9 population chromosome 4, ASM4854445v1, whole genome shotgun sequence region aaaaaaacttaTCAAAGATTGAGTTATAAAATCTAGGATTGTTTCCACATTAGAATTATATCTAAATTTCAGGGCAATAAAGTGGAATTAGCCCAAAACTCAGAGCAACAAAGTTGAAATTTCCCTAAAATCTACTCTATAATGATACAAAAAATTCTTGTGCCCtcctattttcaccccatttgctTCATTGCGTTCTTCAGGACGCCACTTTGACCGTATTTTTCGATatctatatgttatttttttttccttGAAATTTTTTTCCGTGAAAGATGTTTTGATATTAATTGTAAATGTTTTAGTTTTATAAATACATAATTCTTATTCTCTAGGGCTTATACGAAAAATAAGAGAATCTCTTATTCTCTTAGGGTTTGTCTGGAATCCATGGAATAATCGGGAGTAAATTTTAATTGGGTGATAATTACCGGAGAAGTTAATTACTTGGGTAATGAGTTTATTGATGATAGGTTTGGCATAAGGGTAAATGATTACTGATGTTTTACTCTCTTAATCATCACACggggggagggtgggtaatgtattaccctttCATGAAAAATGCACGGCACCTCACCTCACCTCCTCACCTATTACTCTCATGCCAAACATGAGAACATGAATGACGTTGCGTTTGACAAGAGGTTTGGAATTAGAGGGTAAAATAGCCACAAAGAGAATACATCCCGTGGCCTATGAATTCTATCCCGTGGGTTTAGCCTTTAGGGTTCATCTTATATTTTCTTAGGATATATCATAGACCTTTAACAAAACCTAATTCTTATAGACACGATTTATTCCTCCTCTAAGTTGATTTCCAAAACCCTCTTTACGCTCAAGTATGCACTCTtacgcgactcgatcgaggatgaaGATGAAAAAGACGATGAATTGTTTACCTCCGGAACTATTATATGAAGTTTTGACATGTTTAACAGCGAAAGATTTGTTAAAATTAAGGGTGGTATGCAAATTATGGAACTCGATTATTTGCGATCGCAATTTCCATCAACACCATATTCATCAATTACGCAAGAAAAACATGAATGGTTGTGAGTACTACTTATCATCTTCTGGTTCGGGTTACTTTAGTTCAGTGAATATTAGAAATAATGAAACTCTTGCCACTATTAAGAAGATTAAACTCTGCGAATCCCATGATTATTATCCCTTTATAAATTCTATAAAGGGTTGTGTCGATGGAGTCTTGTTGGCCCACACTATTTTGCGTGAATGCTCCAAAAATAATCGTGAAAACGTGATTTTCTTATGGAACCCGACACTTAGGAAAGTTGTTGTTATTCCGCTTTATGGACCCTTGAAGAAGACTGAGGATGTTACTTTCGGGTTTGGGTTTGACTCGGTGAGTAATATTTATAAGGTGGTGGCACTTAGTTTGGAAAAGAATGTTTTGAAAACCATGGTATATAACCTTGGTTCTTGTTCATGGATTTCGCCTAAAGTCAAGGGTTGTTCGATTGACAATGTCCAGTACTTGTCGAGAGTTTCACGTTCCTTGAATTATGAAGGTTGTGTGTACTGGCTCATTCAAACAACGGGGAATCACGAGACACATTACCTATGTTTTAATCTGTCGACTGAGGCCTTGACTAGCTCCAAATTGCCTGATGTTAAAGGTGACAAAATGCAAGTAATGTTTACATCCAGGCGTCTAGCCGTCTTATATGAGTCACTTGCACTTGTCGATTATTCCGTTGGTAGACTTGAGCATATTCGTGTATGGATCAAGCGGAGGGATGGTACAATAAGCTCCATATTTACTTGGGTTGAGCTCTATAATATCGATTGCAATGGTAGATTTCTGTATTTGACGAATAATGGTAATGTTTATTTGGAATCGGAGGCTGTTAACGAATTGACAGTATCTGTTTATGACATGAAATCCGGCGAGGAAAAGGATTGCTCAATAACAAACGATCATATAAAGTTCATGGATGGTTATCTTGAAAGTTTGGCATTTTTAAGATAACTAACTCAACCGTAAGTTGATACCGACCTGTGGTGTACGTCATTATTATCGTTATACTTCCTCTAGTTGGTATTCTGATTGTGGTTTGTATGTCAATACAAACCATGGGACAGGTTGATGCTTTATTCTCAAGCTGGTACCTCTATATGACGGTATAAACATCATGGTTTCCATTCCGCAAGTCATTGCTATAACCATTTTTAAAAATGGTTATTTAATAGGAATACTATGATTTATGGTGGTCCTTCTTAAAATACTATGAACTATGGATTAACTACGAATATCACCAACTATTGTACCACTTCTCTTAAAACAGAATCCTCCTTTATTTGTACCTGATGCAGCAGGTAACCATGCCGTGGGGtccattttttttgtttatttataacttcatcccCTTCCCTTTACATCTCCATTACATCGGTTCTACTTTTGGCCCTTTCTAATTTTTTTCATCTTCCTCCTCAATACTGCAGCTTCCCCTCTCTCCTTTCTCCTTAATTTTTCCTCCATTTTCATATTCATTTATTAATTCCAGCCTTAATAATTAATCAATAATCTCAAGTAAGATATCATTTAAATCAATAATAAGCTACTATCCAGGAATCTTCATCAAGACAAACAAATAAGGTATCCTCCATTTACATCTAAGTTTTATACCTCACAAAATTCATACAAGTAACTGGTAATGGTGTCTCTCACtatatcaccaccaccaccattatCCACGATCACATATCACGAATTCAAGACCCCCGTGCATCCATTCTGACAGCCATAATAACACCACCATtccacaaccacccaaaatcTAAAGTAAAATTTATCCCCAAATTGAAATGGGGATTTAAGTTTTCGAAAATTACCACTGTTATTGGTGGAGGAGCACGGCGGTTCAAGGCGGCAATAGCTGATGAAGGCAACGAGAATGGGGTGGAGATCTTGCTTTGTAGACTGTTAATTATATGTGTTTAACTTGTTGTTATGGATTGCCCATGTCTTAATTTTGATTATTGAGCTGAGGATTCTGGAATTAAGTGTAGTTGAATGAGAAAGGCTATATCTTTGGTGACCGTTTCGATGCTTTTAGCTGCCTAATTCGATTGGAAATTGAATTTTGATGCAATTCGTTGAAACTTTAAAGAATCTTCAATGACGATCAATGTGTGTATATGTGAAGTTTGCTTCAATGGTGCTGGAGTTACAGAATGTTTGAAAGGCATTGCATTTTATGTTGGTTCTTAAGAAAAGGTAAAGAAGTATGTAGTGGGAAAGTCGAAATATGAATGTTGATTCATCTTTTGCCGAAGGATATTAATTTTGGTTGAGCATGATTGGTAGGTTACAAAGCTGAAGTGGCAGACCTGAGGAGAAGGATTGGTGGCGATGGGTGGTTTCCGTGACCTTGCTTGATGCGCGTTGGTAGTTGGTGCGTGGAGTTGGGTGTACGGGAGCAGCTATGGTGGGTTTCTTAGCTATTTGTGTTTAATGGTTGAAGAAGGTGATACAAGATGTGTGTTTGTAAAGGTAAAAGTTCAGGCAAAAGTTCAGTATAAATCAAACTTAAGTAAAGGAGGAGTAATAAGGTAAAGGTAAAGGAAATGGAAGGAAGAAAGCTGGTTAATAAGTGTGTTTAAAACAAAGGCAACTTGTCATTCCGGTTGCCCTTCCACATATTGTAATATGAGGGGTATGGTGTCATACTTGGTAGTATTCTTAGTTAAATTATAGGTGGTAGTATTTTGAGAAGGGCACCCATAGATTGTAGTATTCACATTAAATAACCCTTTTAAAAACCTGAATTATTGAGCATATTTTCAGCTGATGATTGGTTTGACCTTTTATGTAGACATGATTAACCCACGTCACATACAGTAGATGGTGTTTCTTTGAGGCGATTCATCATACATACTTTCCTTGTAATGCCTTGTTCCATATTATTCTACTGATTTGCTCCTAAATTTAATACTCGACGAGATTGAACTATGCAAGTCCCATTATGATGGTGCTATGAATTCTATAATGGCTTTCGCCAAAAAAACGATTTCTACAATGGCTTGTGTCGATGGAGTCTTATTGGTCAGCACTTTTTCACCCGACTTTGACAATAATGCTGTAAAGTCGATTTTCTTATGGAATCCGGCACTTAGGAAAGTGGTTGATATTCCGCTTCACGGGATCTTGTCTTTGAAGAAGATCAGTTCGGATGTTACTTTTGGGTTTGGGTTTGATTCGGTGAGTTATTTATAAGGTATATAGTTGAACTTAATTTCGAGAAGAATGATTCGAAAACCATGGTATATAACCTTAGTCTCGTTCATGGACTTCTCCTAGAGTTCAGATAGATTTGATAGACGACGACGTCAAGTATTTGTTGCAGTCACGTTCCTTGAATTTTGAGGGTTATGTTTACTGGCTCGCTACCCTTAAAATAAAAGGGAATAACGAGACACATTACCTATCATTTAATCTGTCGACTGAGGCCTTGACTTTCTCCAAATTGCCTAACCTTAAATGTGACAATGGGAAAACAAAGTACGTGTCGAGGTATCTATCAATTCTTATACCCTACACCCAGGTGTAGGGTACTTCATACTCTCCctatttaaaaaatataaaaataaagaaTAAAAGCTCCTAACATCCCCACTATTAAGCAGTTATCATCTACAATAAATAACCATTCTTTTTCCTATTTCAAATCTACAGTTTTTATATTCACCAAATAAATTATGCACAAATTTAATTTTCCATCCATCCTATTAGTTTTGTAATCTCGTTTTCTGTTTTGATCGATTATTTTATCAGGTAAGTGTTGAAATTACATACGTTAAAACCTTAAAAATCGCATATAttattaattgaattgaatttttcTGTTTTCTCTTTCATTATTCATGGTTAAATTTGTTATTTTGGGCGTGATATTTATCATATGATACTATCATATTCACTCTCAACTTAGTGAATATGGTAATTTAATTTGATGAATATATGTTATCTAGTGTGATATTCATCATATgtaactattatattcacttccagtttagtgaatatgatagtgtaaCATGATGAATATGTATTAGGTACTACGGTATTCGTCATATAacactattatattcattttGAGATTAGTGAATATGATAGGGTAATTTGATGAATATATGTAACTTAGTGTGATATTCACCCTAAGACACAATTATATTCACTTTAACTTAAATGAATATGATGATTTATTTTGATGATTATGATTCATAAACTTGATAAATTTGAGtacaaataaattaaaattagaaTTTCATGAATTTGATAAGATTTTAAAAAATTTGTACATTGAGTAATTTGAAAAAGAAGAACAAACTTAGTAATGTACTGTATGAAGATGTAGTGGGtaggttattattattttttattttttattttttccctCTATAACTACCATGAGAGTATCCTACTCCCTACTCCTGGATGTAGGATATAATTTACCGGTATCTATTAGTCTTATATGAGTCACTTGCACTTGTACAAAATCATTACGGTCCTGATACTTGTAGACTTCTTCATGTATGGATCAGGCAAAGGGATACTACAACAAGTTCCGAATTTTCTTGGATTCAGCTCTATAATCTCGATTGCTATTCTAAATCTTTTCTATACTTGGCGAATAATGGTAATCTTTTTTCAGTTTTGAATTTTTTCTTAGTAATTTACTTATGTTACGGATTAATACTTATTATTCCCTCCGTGCTCCGTGACTCTgtcccattcatttgtttacaatATTTTTTATTCTTAGTAGTTCATTTGAAGTTTCCTTTCCAGCTTATACTTGCTTCTTATCTGTTGTCTTTAGCTCTGGCTTCCTCGCTGTCTATAACATATCGAATTAGAGACAATCTTCATTCTATGGTTATCTTACCCTGATGTCTTAAGATTCGTGTCACTAATAACATGCGCTAATTTTCATATGAGACGGAGTTTCTTAGAAAACTTGCTCAATAACTAAAGTCCCAACCATTGTTCTTACCTACGTATATACAAGTAAGAAATAATTGGAAATTGAAAAGTCGATTTTCAATGATTCCCATGATGATGGTTCACGTAGACATATTCGTGTATGGATCATGGATGAGACGAAAGGATAGTACAACAAATCCAAGGTAATCGCGAGTCCCCTCATCAAAGCGACTTAAGTTGTAGCATTCCTCCAAATCCAATCCCGCTATCAAATTTGAGTCTTATTGATAAGAGGACAGCCCTGTCCATGAAAGTGACAAAGTAAATCAATGAACAGCGTGGAAACAACTCGTCAAGCTGGTTCAGTTTTCTGTCTAGAACTAACAGACCACGCTATATATCAAGTGAATTATGCCTAAAGCATATCTAtatattctcgattaataaaaaTAGACGccatatactccgtattatacaATTATAAAAATATTCCCAATTATTTCCTAAATTCTCTCTACTTTCCTAATCATACCTCACTaaagtctatatatatataagccCTTCATATAAGTATCGATCTTATACATATCACAATTCACAAGACAAAACAAACCTAGTTTTCCTGCTTACAAACAAACAAGTGCAATAATCCATCCTTCAAGTTTAGCTACATGGAATCGCTCTCGGTTGATAGTATTCGGCGCATTCGTGATCTTAATTTGCAGTTTCTAATGCATCGTAAGAAACTTCATTTAGTTCTTGATTTAGACAACACTCTTATTCATGCTATTAACGCCAACAACAACAAATCGACCGACATTGCCAAACACGATGACATTTACGAGATTTTGAAAGGTGAGATGTTGGTCAAGTTACGGCCAGGAGCTCGTGATTTCCTTAGACAAGTTAGTAAAATGTTCGATTTGTCGATTTATACTATGGCCGATCAACCCTATGCAAGAGAAATTGCCAAGATACTCGAGGAACCAGACACGGTCAGGTTTACGAAGGTGATTTCTAAGGAGGATTGTACCAAGACGTATCGAAAGGGCCTCGATGTTGTCTTGTCGCATCAACGAGTCGTTTTGATTGTGGATGATTTAGATACGGTTTGGGAGGTAGAAGATAGAGATAATCTTATCAAAATTCAACCTTATACATTTTTCCACAGGACCGGGTTTTCGGATTATGATGACGAACTTGCTAGGGTTTTGGGTTTATTAAAAGCTGTTCATGCCAAGTTTTTTGAGGTAGAGGAAGCTCATTCTCATGATGATAAAGATGTCCGACATCTACTTAAAAAGGTTATGCGTGaataagatttcaattttgttgaGATTTTTTTGATTGGGTTAATTTTAAATTAATTGTATTGTTTTAGATTGATTAATTGAGCATTAACAATGTTTCAGGACAATTAGATCCTGTtttttttggacttaaagtcattctcttttaagttaagttcagcataattaagttaagttcagaaaagttcggCTCCAAGTTCACCAAatttaagttcagcaaaattaagttcagcaaaattaagttcagaaaagttcagcaaaattaagttcagaaaagttcagaaaaattaagttcagaaaagttaagcaaAATTATAAGTTTCATAATATTGACGAGTTTTACAAAAAAAGATACGATTTTCGTTCAAATCGATTGTATAAACAACGCGAGATTAATTATAtatattctatattttttttcaaacaaaaaaaacaaaggtATTTATTTCAACCCCGAATTCTTACTTATCTCGTAACCCACCCATTAAAACCACACAAAGGcatcaaaactccataatttTCCACACCAATCACAattgataatttaattttatacggATGCACACTCTTGAGATTCCTGTAATACAACTTGAGAAGTCAAAAACATTTGGCGAGGCAAAGGATTTGACGAGGTGAGCTCATATgaagatgaagaaagtgacgagaAAGATGATAACATGGAACTAGatgattagaaaaaaaaaagtaatatgtgatttactttttatttttatgtatctGTACGAACATATTAATTTATATAAAGGAAGTGTTTTATTATCTTTAATTGTGTTttaagttattattattattattattattattattattattattattattattattattattattattattattattattattattattattattaagtgaaattaaattaagttaatttaagtaATATTCTTTTAATTCAGAAAAGTTAAGCtattataagttaagttcagtaaaattaagttcagaaaaattcagcaaaattaagttcaataaaattaagttcagcaaaattaagttcagaaaagttcggcaaaattaagttaagttcagaaaaattaagttaagttcagaaaaattaagttaagttcagcaactttaagtccaaaagaacagggctaGTCTTTGCTTATAAATCAATGCAAATTAATTTTTACTACAGAATTGCCACGCCTTAACATATAGTATTAACTCATGAGCGGCTCTATTAAACTTTCTATTAGTAAAAGAAAAGGCACTGTTATCGAAAAAATTACATGATCCGAAAATGTCCAAAATCACTACGTCCTGTATCCGCTAATTCAATGCTTCCATTACCGATTTGTTTGTATGAAGACAATATTCATTATTAAGAAGAGAGGACCCGTTTGTATGTCAATACAAACCATGGGACATATTGATGCTTTATTCTCAGCCAATTGTACCTTTACTAGTTTAGCTCCCATGCAATGTATACACAGTATATATagaattttacttttttttagtATATTATACTTATATATGAAATATAGATtagctaattttttttttttacgtttcttATCATtatatctataaaatattattaaaaaggctagcctaaaaatgccacgtagacaatgccacatgggatgaaaaaaaagccacgtacacaataacaatgtgacatggcaaactaatatgatatggattatcaatttattattatattgcattaatttaattcacttatttcttttaaaaatccatccatattccattaacTTTAACTTAactaactcaaaaaaaaaaactaaaataaaaaaatacgcattaactataagtgaataatttcaagatatttcatatggagtggtattatatgtattcgaaataaaaaaaactgaatacataagaaattaagaacgaagaagaataaatgaagttgaaaaaaaaaattgtatctgtacaatatagttaaaaggctaattaaaacatttaattttaatccacatgtcgattttttattgataaatactaattcatctatattgattacttgattatttatttatacaatatt contains the following coding sequences:
- the LOC141651147 gene encoding RNA polymerase II C-terminal domain phosphatase-like 4, giving the protein MESLSVDSIRRIRDLNLQFLMHRKKLHLVLDLDNTLIHAINANNNKSTDIAKHDDIYEILKGEMLVKLRPGARDFLRQVSKMFDLSIYTMADQPYAREIAKILEEPDTVRFTKVISKEDCTKTYRKGLDVVLSHQRVVLIVDDLDTVWEVEDRDNLIKIQPYTFFHRTGFSDYDDELARVLGLLKAVHAKFFEVEEAHSHDDKDVRHLLKKVMRE
- the LOC141651146 gene encoding F-box/kelch-repeat protein At3g06240-like → MNGCEYYLSSSGSGYFSSVNIRNNETLATIKKIKLCESHDYYPFINSIKGCVDGVLLAHTILRECSKNNRENVIFLWNPTLRKVVVIPLYGPLKKTEDVTFGFGFDSVSNIYKVVALSLEKNVLKTMVYNLGSCSWISPKVKGCSIDNVQYLSRVSRSLNYEGCVYWLIQTTGNHETHYLCFNLSTEALTSSKLPDVKGDKMQVMFTSRRLAVLYESLALVDYSVGRLEHIRVWIKRRDGTISSIFTWVELYNIDCNGRFLYLTNNGNVYLESEAVNELTVSVYDMKSGEEKDCSITNDHIKFMDGYLESLAFLR